The Campylobacter sp. genome contains the following window.
ACTTAAAACTAAAGGCGGCAAGAGCGCTAAAATCGACTTTTTGTATCAATTCGACGATTCGCTGCCGGTGGCGAGCTTCAAGCTAATTTTCAAAGCAAGCGGTGCGGTGAGCGAGAAGACCCTGGGTCTTGCGCGCATCTGCGCGGGCGTTTTGGGCGAGGGCTCAAAGACGCTAGGGGTGAGCGAATTTCACCGCAAGCTCGATATCCGCGCGGTCGAGATAAGCGCCGCGAGCAATTTTGAAACCTTCGGTATCCAGCTAAACTGTCTAAAAGAGCACTTCGATTTTGGCTTAGACATGCTGCGAGAGCTGCTTAAAGAGCCCAATCTAACGCCCTCGGTGCTGGAAAAGCTAAAAATGCAAACCATAGGCGAGATCGCCGTGCTAAAAAGCGAGTTCGATTACATCGCGACATGCAACCTCAAAGCGCTTCTGTATCCGCGCACGAGGCTCGCTCAGCCGCTTATAGGCGACGAGGCGAGCATAGAGCGGATCACGATGAAGGACGTGCGGGAGTTTTTTGCCTCGCTGAGTTTAGAGAATTTATACGTCGTTTTATGCGGCGACGTGAGCGACAAAAACCCGAAAATCGCAGAAATTTTAAGCCTCTTTTCAAGCGGCAAAAAGCACGAGCTGCCGTTTTTCACGCCGAGCGATGCGAAAAATATAAAGATCCAAAAGGAGCAGACGCAGCAAGCCTACATCTACTTCGGCGCGCCATTTACGCTGCCAAAGGAGCAGGAGTTCATCGCAAACACCGCGCTTTTCGTGCTCGGAAGCAGCGGTTTCGGCAGCAGGCTGATGGAGCGCATCCGCGTCAAGCACGGCCTTGCGTACTCGGTCTATGCGCGCGGCGATTTCGAGCTTAGCCGCCGCGAGTTTTGGGGCTATCTGCAGACCAAAAACGAAAATTTGCAAAACGCCGCCGCGCTCGTAAAAGAGGAGATCGCGAAATTTATCGCATCTGGCGTGAACGAAGCGGAGCTGAAAAGCGCCAAAAAATTCCTAATCGGAAGCGCCGTGCTGCAAAAAGAGACGATGTTTAAGCGCGCGGCGATCGCGCAGAGTGAGTATTACAAGAGCTATGCATTCGGCGAGTTCGAGCGAAATTTAAAGCGCATCGAGACGCTAAACCTCGGGGCGCTCAACGATTTCATCAAGTCGCACGACGAGATTATGAACCTAAGCTTTTCCGTTATTTGCGACGAGGCAGCCGCGAAAAAGGGGCTTAAAATTTAGCCCGTCGCGGCACAGCGAGCGCATACCTGCGACGGCCTAAAATTTGGGTAAATTTTAAAATTTGTAAAGCGGCGCAGATAATATTAAGGCGCGAACGGCGCTAAATTTTACTTTTGCGCTCCGTTTGCGGACGGCTTGCGTTTAAATTTAAAACCGCACTTGCGTCGCGCTAAAACTTTGCGAGGCTTTGCAGAAGCTGTTAAATTTGCAAACCTTATAAGGACGGCTAAATTTAAAGGCGCCTTGCACGGCTCGGTAAAATTTCAGCGCACAAAATCAAAGCTCGATTTCGCATGCCGTTTGTAAGCCGCGCCGTGAAATTTAAAAGATGATGCGCGCATGCATCTCTTTCGGATCGTACGGTTCGCAAATCGCGCCGTGAAATTTCAAGCGCTCGCACTATGTTTTAAAACGAGGTGCGCACCGCAAAGACGCGGTTGCCAAACAAAGTGCGCGTAAGCGAGTAAAATTTACAGGCGAAGCCGACGAGTAAATTTGCCGCAATGGGCGAAAATTTTGAATAAAATTAAGTGAGCGTTCGATGCGGCGCATAGAATTTCGATCAAATTTAGGCGAGCGATCTGCACGGCGTATAAAATTTCACAGCGCGAGGGCTTAAGCGCCTATCAAATTTAAAGGATGAAAATTGATTTTTGAAGCAAAAGACGCGGCGACGCTGCAAAAGGCGGGCATTACGACGCTTTTGGATCTGGCGCTGCTTCTGCCCAAAAGCTTCGACGATCTAAGCGTTAGAGACGCGCCCTGCGCGGGCGAGAGCACGGCGGAGGTCGAGTGCCTCTTCCAGCACAGGCGCGGCTCGATGCTCATCGTCACGGCGCACTGCCTCAGCTGGGAGCGCGAGATCAAAATCGTGATCTTTAACGCCAA
Protein-coding sequences here:
- a CDS encoding pitrilysin family protein, translating into MEKKEISLKTKGGKSAKIDFLYQFDDSLPVASFKLIFKASGAVSEKTLGLARICAGVLGEGSKTLGVSEFHRKLDIRAVEISAASNFETFGIQLNCLKEHFDFGLDMLRELLKEPNLTPSVLEKLKMQTIGEIAVLKSEFDYIATCNLKALLYPRTRLAQPLIGDEASIERITMKDVREFFASLSLENLYVVLCGDVSDKNPKIAEILSLFSSGKKHELPFFTPSDAKNIKIQKEQTQQAYIYFGAPFTLPKEQEFIANTALFVLGSSGFGSRLMERIRVKHGLAYSVYARGDFELSRREFWGYLQTKNENLQNAAALVKEEIAKFIASGVNEAELKSAKKFLIGSAVLQKETMFKRAAIAQSEYYKSYAFGEFERNLKRIETLNLGALNDFIKSHDEIMNLSFSVICDEAAAKKGLKI